The genomic interval GAGGAGGCGCTTATCTGGTGGAAAGAACAGTTTGGCGAAGACCTCTATGTAGAGCTCATGCGTCACGGGCAAGAGGATGAAGATAGAGTGATGCCGGTGTTGATCTCGCTTTCGCGAAAGCATAACCTCAAACTAGTCGCTACTAATAACACGTTTTACATCGATAAAACAGATGCAGATGCGCACGATGTGTTGCTCTGTGTAAAAGATGGAGAAAAGGTCGCCACCCCTAAAGGTCGTGGCCGTGGGTATCGTTATGGATTACCGAACGATGAGTATTACTTCAAAACGGCCGAAGAGATGAAATCCCTCTTTGCCGATGTGCCAGAAGCCATACTCAACGTACAAGAAATTGTAGACAAGGTAGAGCCTTATGAACTAGCGCGAGACGTACTCCTTCCTGCTTTTGACATTCCAGAGCAATTTCAAGTAGCCGAAGATCTCGCCGATGGCGGTAAGCGTGGAGAGAATAAATTTTTACGTCACCTGGTGTACGAGGGGGCAAAAAAACGATACGGAGCAGAGCTCTCGCAAGAAGTCACAGAGCGGCTAGACTTTGAGCTAGACGTTATTGAAAAAACAGGATATCCGGGATATTTCTTGATTGTAGAGGATTTTATACGAGAGGCTCGTAATATGGACGTTTCGGTAGGTCCGGGACGTGGGTCTGCCGCGGGATCTGTAGCGGCTTATTGTTTATGGATTACCAATATCGATCCGCTTAAGTATGATTTGCTTTTTGAGCGTTTTCTCAATCCGGATCGTGTGAGTATGCCCGATATTGATATTGACTTTGATGATGAAGGTCGAGGTCGTGTCATGCAGTATGTAATTGATAAGTATGGCGCCAATCAAGTAGCCCAAATTATCACCTACGGCACCATGGCGGCAAAGTCTTCTATACGAGATACCTCAAGAGCACTAGACTTACCGCTTAGTGATGCAGATCGTATTGCGAAGCTCATTCCTACGATGAGTAAATTGCGTAAAATCTTTGGCAAAAGTGACGCAGAGTTGCGTAGCTCCTTCCGTGCAGATGATCTTGTGAAAGTGCAAGAATTAATCACGCTAGAGCAAGAGGATACGATGGAAGGCCAGATGCTTAGGCAAGCTCGGCAATTAGAAGGATCTGTACGTAATACAGGTATTCACGCCTGTGGGGTTATCATCACGCCGAGTGATATTACCAATTTCGTTCCCGTTGCCACCGCAAAGGATTCTGATCTTTATGTGACACAGTTTGACAACTCTGTGGTAGAAGATGCCGGTCTGCTAAAAATGGATTTCTTGGGTCTCAAAACGTTGACCCTCATTAAGGACACCGTAAAGCTGGTAAAGTACCGTCATGATGTAGACCTAGATCCAGAGAACTTTCCGCTAGATGATGAAAAAACCTATGAGCTTTTCCAGCGTGGAGATACCGTAGGGATATTTCAATATGAATCTCCTGGAATGCAAAAACACATGCAATCTCTCAAGCCGACTGTATTTGAGGATTTGATTGCCATGAATGCCTTGTACCGTCCGGGTCCTATGGAATACATTCCGTCCTTCGTGCGTAGAAAACACGGGGAAGAAGATATTGAGTATGACCTCCCAGCGATGGAAGAATACCTCAAAGAAACCTATGGTATTACGGTATATCAAGAGCAAGTGATGCTACTGTCACAAAAACTCGCCGATTTTACCAAAGGTGAAGCCGACGTCTTGCGTAAGGCCATGGGTAAAAAGCAAATTGCCGTACTTGATAAAATGAAGCCTCAATTTATTGAGCAAGCGAGTGCAAAAGGTCATGACCCCGTAAAACTGGAGAAAATTTGGAAAGACTGGGAAGCATTTGCGGCCTACGCTTTTAATAAATCACACTCTACCTGTTATGCCTGGATTGCCTATCAAACAGCATATTTAAAAGCACACTATCCAGCAGAATATCTTGCGGCAGTGCTTTCTAACAATATGAATGACATTAAGCAGGTAACCTTCTTTATGGAAGAGGCAAAACGGATGGGTCTAGAAGTATTAGGACCTGATGTAAATGAATCATTTCGGAAATTTACTGTAAATGATCAAGGCGCTGTTCGTTTTGGAATGGGAGCAGTAAAAGGAGTGGGAACGAATGCCGTTGCAACTATTGTAGAAAATAGAAATGACGGAAAATATAAGTCTGTATTTGACTTTGCTCGAAGAGTAGATTTAAGAGCAGCTAATAAGAAAGCATTTGAAAGTCTTGCACT from Dokdonia sp. Hel_I_53 carries:
- the dnaE gene encoding DNA polymerase III subunit alpha yields the protein MYLIFDTETTGLPKNWNAPLTDSDNWPRAIQIAWQLHDELGNLIEHQDYLIKPEGFDIPYDAERIHGISTALAEKEGVALSEVLEKFNIALSQTKFVVGQNVGFDTNIMGAEFHRLHIGNDLQELPVLDTCTEKTATLCQLPGGRGGKFKLPTLTELHKHLFGEGFGEAHNATADVEATTRCFLELVRQRIYTVEELDVQPDYFERFSEANPQPITFIGLKHINLKKASEKIAKALASQNEAPEISKAEIEENKEQLSEVKFSHLHNHSQFSILQSTASVQDIVAAAAAQKMPAVAMTDMANMMGAFHFTKAVKGHNAFAKAENQKSQEAGEAPEHQELKAIIGCEFNVCTDHLNKNQKDNGYQIVILAKNKKGYQNLCKMASIAYTDGFYYVPRIDKNVVAQYKEDLIVLTGNLYGEVPSKILNVGENQAEEALIWWKEQFGEDLYVELMRHGQEDEDRVMPVLISLSRKHNLKLVATNNTFYIDKTDADAHDVLLCVKDGEKVATPKGRGRGYRYGLPNDEYYFKTAEEMKSLFADVPEAILNVQEIVDKVEPYELARDVLLPAFDIPEQFQVAEDLADGGKRGENKFLRHLVYEGAKKRYGAELSQEVTERLDFELDVIEKTGYPGYFLIVEDFIREARNMDVSVGPGRGSAAGSVAAYCLWITNIDPLKYDLLFERFLNPDRVSMPDIDIDFDDEGRGRVMQYVIDKYGANQVAQIITYGTMAAKSSIRDTSRALDLPLSDADRIAKLIPTMSKLRKIFGKSDAELRSSFRADDLVKVQELITLEQEDTMEGQMLRQARQLEGSVRNTGIHACGVIITPSDITNFVPVATAKDSDLYVTQFDNSVVEDAGLLKMDFLGLKTLTLIKDTVKLVKYRHDVDLDPENFPLDDEKTYELFQRGDTVGIFQYESPGMQKHMQSLKPTVFEDLIAMNALYRPGPMEYIPSFVRRKHGEEDIEYDLPAMEEYLKETYGITVYQEQVMLLSQKLADFTKGEADVLRKAMGKKQIAVLDKMKPQFIEQASAKGHDPVKLEKIWKDWEAFAAYAFNKSHSTCYAWIAYQTAYLKAHYPAEYLAAVLSNNMNDIKQVTFFMEEAKRMGLEVLGPDVNESFRKFTVNDQGAVRFGMGAVKGVGTNAVATIVENRNDGKYKSVFDFARRVDLRAANKKAFESLALAGGFDELDLNTHRAQFFNDDGDGITFLEKAVKYGARYQENENSSQVSLFGESSEVQIPEPEVPPCEEWGTMEKLKREKEVVGVYISGHPLDDFKTEMTTFCNATLAHFNRMEELVNRELIFGGVITDVQHRVSKNGKGWAMFTVEDFTDTFEFRMFGEEYLKNRHYLIPNSFIHAKVFIKDGWVNRDTGRKSEPRTQFNAIEMLQDVMEKNAKKLTINLDIKEIADNRIEEIKQILDQHKGDGKLHFQVFEPSEKIYVKMPSKRVKVNICQELLDELEKNNVHHKLN